In Oncorhynchus masou masou isolate Uvic2021 chromosome 11, UVic_Omas_1.1, whole genome shotgun sequence, the genomic stretch TTTTAGGTTCTGATGGGGTTTGACAGTTGAATCCAAATGTATATATCCAAATCAGAAAATGTCTGACCAGGATTATACACTATAAtgacaaaagtatatggacaccccttcaaatttgtggatttggctatctcagccacacccgttgctgacaggtgtataaagatcgagcacacagccatgcaatcgccaTACACAAACATTGGCGGTAGAACAacctttactgaagagctcagtgactttcaacgtggcaccgtcaaaAATGTCAGTCCGTCAAATTTCTACCCTGGTCAActcagtgctgttattgtgaagtgaaaatgtctaggagcaacaacagctcagctgtgaagtggtaggccacacaagctcacagaacgggatcaGTGAGTGCTAAAGTATGTAGCACATAAAAATAGtctcctctgttgcaacactcactaccaaactgcctctggaagcaacgtcagcacaaaaactatttgtcgggagcttcatgaaatgggtttccatggctgagtagccgcacacaagtctaagatcaccatgcgcaatgccaagtgtcgactGGAGTCGTGTAAAGCTCGctgctattggactctggagcagtggaaatgcgttctcagcagtgatgaatcacacttcccCATCGAAGTCCGATGGCCGAATCTGGGTTACCTGccaaaatgcatagtgccaactgtaaaatttggtggaggaggaataaaggTCTGGagctaaaaaaaaatgtatggttcgggctaggccccttacttccagggaagggaaatcttaacgctacagcatatgaTGTCATTCTAGACtagtctgtgcttccaactttgtggcaacagttttgggaatgcccattcctgtttcagcatgacaatgccccgatgcacaaagcgaggtccatacagaaatagtttgtcgagatcgaagtggaagaacttgactaccTGCACagggccctgacctcaactccattgaacacctttgggatgatttggaacgcCGACTTAGTGcaaggcctaatcacccaacatcagtgcccgacctcactaatgctcttgtggctgaatggaagcaagtccccacagaaatgtcccaacatctagtggaaaaccttcccagaagagtggaggctgtcataGCAACAAGgggggaccaaatccatattaatgcccatgattttggaatgagatgtttggctagcaggtgtccacatacttttcaaACAAAACAACCCATTAATTTAGCAGGTCAATTGAGCCCTATTCTCTACTACTCAGCAATACCGGAGTAAGCCATTTGCACTTGGCTGGACTCAACTGGCACAACTGTGACCTTGCAGCTATTGACTATCTTGCAGCGACTCGTATCTCTGCATGGGAGGCCTTACCTTGCGTTCCTGCTCCTCAGCCCGCTCCTTCTTGATCTTTTCCAGTTCAGCCAGCAGAGCTGCAGTGTCATCATCATCACTGTCCTCAGAGTCATCATCTTCCTCATCATCCTACACCCAAAAACATAAAACAATAAAAGGTTAGCGGCTGAGCTTTCAAAAATGGGGAAAAAAGCACAGACTTTAATGTGACAGGTGGATGAACATGTGGCACCTACGTCAGTGAGGGGGTCGTCTGCATCAAGGTTGGCAGCAGGAATCTGATCTAGTCTGGGCCTCTTTGAGGACGAGGATGAAGATGTGGTGTGTTCTGAAAATTAAAAAGAGAAACCACAATTTCAATGATACTTGCTTGAGATGAAAGCCCCTGCAGATGACTCATGCCAACAAAAAAGAACCTTTGGGCATAATGGTATGTCAGATGCTAAATCCTCTTGATCTTTTTTACATGCAGAAGACAATATTTTACGTTCAGGTCAATCTTTACCTCAGGTCTGAGTTTGTGTATGCCTGGATACCCACCTCtaggtcccctctctctggtcttctCCCGGACAGCAACACgctccctctcctccagctctctgCGGAAGTCACGGGCACGCACCTCCTCGGGGGCATCCTGGGTGGGCTGTCTGAGGGGATGAGACAGGGACACAGTGAGACATCACTCTACCTTCAACCAGAGGGACCTGTTCCCAACTACTGGTGCAGTGCATATGGTATGGGGAAAGACTGATGCCAAGATGTCAAAACACAACAAGAATAGGTTTTGTTACTTGTGTCACTCACCTGTATTTGATCTTTGTGTGACCAGGCAGATCTCGGCTTGAGTACTGTTTGGACAAGGCACTGAGATcgccctctcccttccctctccctcctctcgctgGCTCAAACGTTGGTCTCGCGGCTGTTGTCATTTTTGGTTGCTCTAAAAATAGAAAACCCAAggaaatatagctagctagcgagAACATAAAGGTCAACACATACATAGCGAATCTGCCATTAACACAAATCACGTGACAGCGTTTTTATGTCACGTTAGCTAACTAAATACGTATTGAGTTATGTTAACTCGCCATGATGAAACAATCAAACGGTGGACGTCTGAgatacgttagctagctagtagtaCTGTACTTAAATAGACATCTAGGCTAGCTAGATATATGGCTAGCTAACCAGCCGACACAGCTAGTTAGTAAAGCAAATTTAACGATTTCAGCATTGCATGGAATTTAGTACAATCTTGGTATTGATTATTGCTGTGCAAACACCAGCACACTCGTCTACGCTAGGTAGTAAGTTATGTGTACCGGggttgttagctagcaagctggcTGCCAGCTAACGTTAGATTTACTATCTTTTCAGCGAGAGAAATAACAGTCATACAGTAACCAAAGCTACAAGTGTACTAAAATAATAAACtatatttctattttttttttaaatacaatcaaCTAACTAGCAAGCTAATATGGAATAATGTCGAGGAAATGTACCTTTTTCCTCACACTATGAGGAAGAGAAAGGGCCTTTAGATGTAAACAGTGACGTCACGCCGTCCTTCTTCTTCTGTGGGTTTTATGGCGGACTACAACCCCAAAAGGTGTATTtccgccaccaactggactggttGAAACGTGACGTTACGCCGTGTGCGAAATTTCCTTTCCGGAGCCAAAGGCATTAATATTAATGACTTACATCGGGTGATTGGTGAGCCTTCTTGAGTGTGTGACGTCTCACAGAAGCACTTTTACCATTCTACAAACTGTCCGTATTTTGCTTTTTGTGCTTTCAAGAAACTGGGAACAaaaaacgaggtcaaatcatgatgtcGGTGATCTTCAAGTCGGAAAGTTGGAGCTGTAGAAAGATGCCTGAGTTTCCAACTTCGAATTCCGAGTTAGAGCTGagcttttttgtatatattttgttGAATTCCCCAGTTATCTTGAACGCACTTAAgtcggaagtcagagatttcTGAGGTCCCAGTTGTTGAAcgtttttaactctgcatttttTTAACCTAGGTGCAATCTGAATGAGATGGTTGCCagtatagagtaccacagtataagtcataatacccataacacctagAGGTCAaatagggaaatggttccaatcgtttttccaccattcatttttcctataagggattttagaaacacttgaAATAGTAAGATGTCACTGACagatatggcagctctgcttctagcgcctaagcaactttgcagtattttgtttttttggtgtgttattcttacattattaggccagaaaatgttttgtgtaaCTATATACAGCCGGaaagaacttttggatatcagagcagcggtaactcaccagcgttacgaccaggaatacgaatTTCCCAAATTGGATAATTTGTTCGTAgcccccagggcaattgaacttattccagaggctgctccaaaacACAGCCagcggagaagaggtattcggagtggatttctagtccgactcaggaaaAGTGCACACCATCCACCATTTCCGattatattactcgctaatgttcacgTCCCCGTTCATACATACTGTCCCCATTCATACAGCcatctgggttctcagtacatcgtgcagacaggaataaagacctctccgggaagaagaaattTGGGGGTGTATGTtccatgattaactactcatggtgtgattgtgataacatacagaaactcaagtccttttgtgcACCatacctagaatacctcacaatcaattGCCGACCGTATTACCACCAGAGGGAAGCCGATACCAAGATGGCCGTcaaagaactacactggactttatgcaaactggaaaccacatatcctgaggccacatttattgtaactggggattttaacaaagcaaattttgGGAAAATGCTACCGAAGTTctaccaacacattgactgtagtacccGCGCTGAGAAAACATTGGACCACTGCTACTAAACTTTTCAAAATGCCTTCAAGGCCCttccccgccctcccttcggcaaatcttatcatgactccattttgctcctaccttcctataggcagaaactcaaacaggaagtacctgtcctaaggtctattcaacgctggtctgaccaatcggaatccatgcttcaagtttgttttgatcatgcggactgggatatgtttcgggtagcctctgagaataacatagACGAATACACAGATACGGTGACcaagttcatcaggaagtgtataggagatgttgtaaccactgtgactattaaaacctacccaaaccagaagctGTGGATAGATGgaagcattcgcgcaaaactgaatacacgaaccaccgcatttaaccatggcaaggtgactggggatatggccgaatacaaacagtgtagttattccctccgtaagaaaatgaaacaggcaaaacgtcagtacagagaaaaagtggagtcgcaattcaatggctcagacacgagacgtatgtggcagggtctacagacaaccacggactacaaagggaaaccagcCACATTCCGGACATCAatgtcttgcttccggacaagctaaacacgttctttgcccgctttgaggataacacagtgccaccgatgcAGCCCGCTACCAAGggctgtggactctccttctccgTTGACGATGtaagacattttttttaaacttttttttaatttgacctttatttaaccaggcaagtcagttaagaacaaattcttattttcaatgacggcctaggaacagtgggttaactgcctgttcaggggcagaacgacagatttgtaccttgtcagctcgggggtttgaacatgcaaccttccagttactagtccaacgctctaaccactaggctactctgccgctccaagcgtgttaaccctcgcaaggctgccggcccagatagCATTCCTAGGCGCGTCCTCAGAGtgtgcgcagaccagctggctggagtgtttacggacctattcaatctctccctatctccagtctgctgtccccacttgcttcaagatgtccaccattgttcctatactcaagaaagcaaaggtaactgaactaaattactatcgccccgtagcacttctgtcatcataaagtgctttgagaggctagttaaggatcatatcacctccaccttacctgacaccctagacccacttcaatttgcttactgccccagatccacagatgaagcaatcgccatcacactgccctatcccatctggacaagaggaatacctatgtaagaatgctgttcattgactatagctcagcattcaacaccatattgccctccaagctcataattaagctcaggaccctgggtctgaacccttccctgtgtaactgggtcctggacttcctgatgtgcCGCCACCAgggggtgaaggtaggaaacaacacctccacttcgatgatcctcaacacagggccccacaagggtgcgtgctcagccccctcctgtacatttacatttaagtcatttggcagacgctcttatccagagtgacttacaaattggtgaattcacctaatgacatccagtggaacagccactttacaatagtgcatctaaatcatttaaaggggggtgagaaggataactgtatcctatcctaggtattccttaaagaggtggggtttcaggtgtctccggaaggtggtgattgactccgctgtcctggcgtcgtgagggagtttgttccaccattggggggccagagcagcgaacagttttgactgggctgagcgggaactgtacttcctcagtggtagggaggcgagcaggccagaggtggatgaacgcagtgcccttgtttgggtgtagggcctgatcagagcctggaggtactgcggtgccattcccctcacagctccgtaggcaagcaccatggtcttgtagcggatgcgagcttcaactggaagccagtggagagagcggaggagcggggtgacgtgagagaacttgggaaggttgaacaccagacgggctgcggcgttctggatgagttgtaggggtttaatggcacaggcagggagcccagccaacagcgagttgcagtaatccagacgggagatgacaagtgcctggattaggacctgcgccgcttcctgtgtgaggcagggtcgtactctgcggatgttgtagagcatgaacctacaggaacgggccaccgccttgatgttagttgagaatgacagggtgttgtccaggatcacgccaaggttcttagcgctctgggaggaggacacaatggagttgtcaaccgtgatggcgagatcatggaacgggcagtccttccccgggaggaagagcagctccgtcttgccgaggttcagcttgaggtggtgatccgtcatccacactgatatgtctgccagacatgcagagatgcgattcgccacctggtcatcagaagggggaaaggagaagattaattgtgtgtcgtctgcatagcaatgataggagagaccatgtgaggttatgacagagccaagtgacttggtgtatagcgagaataggagagggcctagaacagagccctgggggacaccagtggtgagagcgcgtggtgaggagacagattctcgccacgccacctggtaggagcgacctgtcaggtaggacgcaatccaagcgtgggccgcgccggagatgcccaactcggagagggtggagaggaggatctgatggttcacagtatcgaaggcagccgataggtctagaaggatgagagcagaggagagagagttagctttagcagtgcggagcgcctccgtgatacagagaagagcagtctcagttgaatgactagtcttgaaacctgactgatttggatcaagaaggtcattctgagagagatagcgggagagctggccaaggacggcacgttcaagagttttggagagaaaagaaagaagggatactggtctgtagttgttgacatcggagggatcgagtgtaggttttttcagaaggggtgcaactctcgctctcttgaagacggcagggacgtagccagcggtcagggatgagttgatgagcgaggtgaggtaagggagaaggtctccggaaatggtctggagaagagaggaggggatagggtcaagcgggcaggttgttgggcggccggccgtcacaagaagcgagatttcatctggagagagaggggagaaagaggtcagagcacagggtagggcagtgtgagcagaaccagcggtgtcgtttcacttagcaaacgaggatcggatgtcgtcgaccttcttttcaaaatggttgacgaagtcatctgcagagagggaggaggggggggaggaggattcaggagggaggaggattcaggagggaggagaaggtggcaaagagcttcctagggttagaggcagatgcttggaatttagagtggtagaaagtggctttagcagcagagacagaggaggaaaatgtagagaggagggagtgaaaggatgccaggtccgcagggaggcgagttttcctccatttccgctcggctgcccggagccctgttctgtgagctcgcaatgagtcgtcgagccacggagcgggaggggaggaccgagccggcctggaggataggggacatagagagtcaaaggatgcagaaagggaagagaggagggttgaggaggcagaatcaggagataggttggagaaggtttgagcagagggaagagatgataggatggaagaggagagagtagcgggggagagagagcgtagGTTGGGATGGcccgataccatccgagtaggggcagtgtgggaagtgttggatgagagcgagagggaaaaggatacaaggtagtggtcggagacttggaggggagttgcaatgaggttagtggaagaacagcatctagtaaagatgaggtcgagcgtattgcctgccttgtgagtaggggggaaggtgagagggtgaggtcaaaagaggagaggagtggaaagaaggaggcagagaggaatgagtcaaaggtagacgtggggaggttaaagtcgcccaaggactgtgagaggtgagccgtcctcaggaaaggagcttatcaaggcatcaagctcattgatgaactctccgagggaacctggagggcgataaatgataaggatgttaagcttgaaagggctggtaactgtgacagcatggaattcaaaggaggcgaaagacagatgggtaaggggagaaagagagaatgaccacttgggagagatgaggatcccggtgccaccaccccgctgaccagaagctctcggg encodes the following:
- the LOC135548476 gene encoding protein CWC15 homolog, which gives rise to MTTAARPTFEPARGGRGKGEGDLSALSKQYSSRDLPGHTKIKYRQPTQDAPEEVRARDFRRELEERERVAVREKTRERGPREHTTSSSSSSKRPRLDQIPAANLDADDPLTDDDEEDDDSEDSDDDDTAALLAELEKIKKERAEEQERKEREQKAEEERIRMENILSGNPLLNLAGQQQQQQIVPTPTAFSVKRRWDDDVVFKNCAKGVDEARREKRFVNDTLRSEFHKKFMEKYVK